From the genome of Geothrix sp. 21YS21S-4, one region includes:
- a CDS encoding DUF1028 domain-containing protein, with product MRRLSAFLAVAVPFLLAAEAPRRPVHTYSIVARDAATGELGVAVQSHWFSVGTAVPWAEAGVGAVATQSFTDPSYGALSLALMKAGKPAPEALKALLAADSDREVRQVAMVDAKGRAAAHTGAKCIQAAGHEVGEGFTVEANLMDQATVWPAMAKAFRSAKGDLADRLLAALRAAQAEGGDIRGQQSAALIVVKGTPSGQPWNDRLFDLRVEDHPDPLKELGRLVQLRRAYRLMDEGDGFVTAGQWTEAKAAYEAAAKLAPGVWEMPFWQAVALASSGKRDEALPIFKRVFAAEPFWKRLVPRLADVGQLPRDAGLLKAIEAQ from the coding sequence ATGCGCCGTCTTTCCGCTTTCCTCGCGGTCGCGGTTCCCTTCCTCCTCGCCGCGGAAGCGCCCCGCCGCCCCGTCCACACCTACTCGATCGTGGCGCGGGACGCGGCGACGGGAGAGTTGGGCGTAGCCGTTCAGAGCCACTGGTTCTCCGTCGGGACGGCGGTGCCGTGGGCGGAGGCGGGCGTGGGCGCGGTGGCCACGCAGAGCTTCACGGACCCCAGCTACGGCGCCCTCAGCCTGGCCCTGATGAAGGCCGGCAAGCCCGCGCCCGAGGCCCTGAAGGCCCTCCTGGCCGCGGATTCCGACCGCGAGGTGCGCCAGGTGGCGATGGTGGACGCCAAGGGCCGCGCCGCGGCGCACACGGGGGCCAAGTGCATCCAGGCCGCGGGCCACGAGGTGGGCGAGGGCTTCACCGTGGAGGCCAACCTGATGGACCAGGCCACGGTCTGGCCGGCCATGGCGAAGGCCTTCCGCTCGGCAAAGGGCGACCTGGCGGATCGCCTGCTGGCGGCCCTTCGCGCGGCTCAGGCCGAAGGCGGGGACATCCGCGGACAGCAGAGTGCGGCGCTCATCGTGGTGAAGGGAACGCCCTCGGGCCAGCCCTGGAACGACCGCCTGTTCGACCTGCGCGTGGAGGACCATCCCGATCCCCTGAAGGAGCTGGGCCGCCTCGTGCAGTTGCGGCGGGCCTACCGCCTCATGGACGAGGGCGACGGCTTCGTCACCGCGGGTCAGTGGACCGAAGCCAAGGCCGCCTACGAAGCCGCGGCGAAACTGGCCCCCGGCGTGTGGGAGATGCCCTTCTGGCAGGCGGTGGCCCTCGCCTCCAGCGGAAAGCGCGACGAGGCCCTCCCCATCTTCAAGCGGGTCTTCGCGGCGGAACCGTTCTGGAAACGCCTCGTCCCCCGGCTCGCCGATGTGGGACAGCTTCCCAGGGATGCCGGGCTGCTGAAGGCCATCGAGGCCCAGTAG
- a CDS encoding YchJ family protein, producing MSRLCPCTSKKPYDRCCGPFHAGAAAPETAELLMRSRFSAYALGKVDYLIATRPEAKRAEESREELAQYCKSVSCVGLKIVAKEKGGKADDTGVVSFHASLQANGRRSLHIETSNFAREEGRWVYVDGVVK from the coding sequence ATGTCCCGCCTGTGCCCCTGCACGTCCAAGAAGCCCTACGACCGCTGCTGCGGGCCCTTCCACGCGGGGGCCGCCGCGCCGGAGACGGCGGAGCTGCTGATGCGCTCCCGCTTCTCCGCCTACGCCCTGGGCAAGGTGGACTACCTCATCGCCACCCGGCCCGAGGCCAAGCGCGCCGAGGAGAGTCGGGAGGAACTGGCCCAGTACTGCAAATCCGTGAGCTGCGTGGGCTTGAAGATCGTCGCCAAGGAGAAGGGCGGCAAGGCCGACGACACCGGCGTCGTCAGCTTCCACGCCAGCCTCCAGGCCAACGGCCGCCGCAGCCTCCACATCGAGACCAGCAACTTCGCCCGGGAAGAGGGGCGTTGGGTGTACGTGGACGGAGTGGTGAAATAG
- the hutU gene encoding urocanate hydratase — protein MTAASEAPVVTAPRGTHLHCKGWVQEAALRMLMNNLDPDVAERPEDLVVYGGLGKAARNWDCFHALVKELKHLEDDETLLVQSGKPVGVVKTHPDAPRVLIANSNLVPKWATWEHFRELDKKGLMMYGQMTAGSWIYIGSQGIVQGTYETFAEAARQHFDGTLAGTWTLTAGLGGMGGAQPLAVTMNGGVCLAIDVDRTRIQKRLDTRYLDEWTDNLDTALALVQQYVDAQEARSIGLLGNAAELLPEILKRGAIPQLVTDQTSAHDEYNGYIPAGLSLEDAARMRQEEPEAYVQRALASMRTHVEAMVEFQRQGAVTFDYGNNIRAQAQRAGCENAFAFPGFVPAFIRPLFCKGIGPFRWAALSGDPADIAATDAAMMELFPENEGLMRWLKAAQEKIAFQGLPARICWIGAGERHLAGLKFNELVKTGKVKAPIVIGRDHLDSGSVASPNRETEAMKDGSDAVSDWPLLNAMTAVGGGASWVSIHHGGGVGMGFSQHSGVVIVADGTERADRCIRRVLWNDPAMGVFRHADAGYDSAREHAETIGLHIPMKG, from the coding sequence ATGACCGCCGCATCCGAAGCCCCCGTCGTCACCGCCCCCCGCGGCACCCACCTGCACTGCAAGGGCTGGGTGCAGGAAGCGGCCCTCCGCATGCTGATGAACAACCTCGATCCCGACGTGGCCGAGCGGCCCGAGGATCTCGTGGTGTACGGCGGCCTCGGAAAGGCCGCCCGCAACTGGGACTGCTTCCACGCCCTGGTGAAGGAACTGAAGCACCTGGAGGACGACGAGACCCTGCTGGTGCAGAGCGGCAAGCCCGTGGGCGTGGTGAAGACCCACCCCGACGCACCCCGCGTCCTCATCGCCAACTCCAACCTGGTGCCCAAGTGGGCCACCTGGGAGCACTTCCGCGAACTCGATAAGAAGGGCCTGATGATGTACGGCCAGATGACGGCCGGAAGCTGGATCTACATCGGCAGCCAGGGCATCGTCCAGGGCACCTACGAGACCTTCGCCGAGGCCGCCCGCCAGCACTTCGACGGCACCCTCGCGGGGACCTGGACTCTGACCGCCGGCCTGGGCGGAATGGGCGGCGCCCAACCCCTGGCCGTCACCATGAACGGCGGCGTCTGCCTCGCCATCGACGTGGATCGCACCCGCATCCAGAAGCGCCTGGACACCCGCTACCTCGACGAGTGGACCGACAACCTGGACACCGCCCTGGCCCTCGTCCAGCAGTACGTGGATGCCCAGGAAGCCCGCAGCATCGGTCTGCTGGGGAACGCCGCCGAACTGCTGCCGGAGATCCTCAAGCGCGGCGCCATCCCCCAGCTGGTCACCGACCAGACCTCCGCCCATGACGAGTACAACGGCTACATTCCCGCGGGGCTGTCCCTGGAGGATGCCGCCCGGATGCGCCAGGAGGAGCCGGAAGCCTACGTGCAGCGCGCCCTCGCCTCCATGCGGACCCACGTGGAAGCCATGGTCGAGTTCCAGCGCCAAGGCGCCGTCACCTTCGACTACGGCAACAACATCCGCGCCCAGGCCCAGCGAGCCGGCTGCGAGAACGCCTTCGCCTTCCCCGGCTTCGTGCCCGCCTTCATCCGCCCCCTCTTCTGCAAGGGCATCGGCCCCTTCCGCTGGGCCGCCCTCAGCGGCGATCCCGCGGACATCGCCGCCACGGACGCCGCGATGATGGAGCTGTTCCCGGAGAACGAAGGCCTGATGCGCTGGCTGAAGGCCGCCCAGGAGAAGATCGCCTTCCAGGGCCTGCCCGCCCGGATCTGCTGGATCGGCGCCGGCGAGCGCCATCTCGCGGGCCTCAAGTTCAACGAGCTGGTGAAGACCGGCAAGGTGAAGGCGCCCATCGTCATCGGCCGCGATCACCTGGACAGCGGCAGCGTGGCCAGCCCCAACCGCGAGACCGAAGCGATGAAGGACGGCTCCGACGCCGTCAGCGACTGGCCGCTGCTCAACGCCATGACCGCCGTGGGCGGCGGCGCCTCCTGGGTGAGCATCCACCACGGCGGCGGCGTGGGCATGGGCTTCAGCCAGCACAGCGGCGTGGTGATCGTCGCCGACGGCACGGAGCGCGCCGACCGCTGCATCCGCCGCGTCCTGTGGAACGATCCCGCCATGGGAGTCTTCCGCCACGCCGACGCCGGCTACGATTCCGCCCGCGAGCACGCCGAGACCATCGGCCTGCACATCCCCATGAAGGGCTGA
- a CDS encoding MBL fold metallo-hydrolase: MARRADAHSDNAPGPFFVDRTCIDCGTCYQFAPETFADAGDHAAVRAQPSGAAARLRASMALVACPVGSIGTDDKADLPAAARAFPHPVAGDVSFCGYTSDKSYGAWSYLIRRPEGNVLVDSPRAAEPLMKNLETLGGVTMLVLSHRDDVADHAAYRQRFGCERVMHRRDGLRDLERLVDGDEPVALAKDLLLIPTPGHTAGSACLLHGEFLFTGDHLWWNPDQGRLSASRAHNWHDWGQQLDSLQKLLAFDFTWILPGHGHSHRAESPAAMKAELARAIGILRAS, translated from the coding sequence ATGGCCCGCCGCGCCGACGCCCATTCCGACAACGCCCCCGGCCCCTTCTTCGTGGACCGGACCTGCATCGACTGCGGCACCTGCTACCAGTTCGCGCCGGAGACCTTCGCGGACGCGGGCGATCACGCGGCGGTCCGCGCCCAGCCTTCGGGCGCGGCGGCCCGGCTGCGGGCCTCCATGGCCCTGGTGGCCTGCCCCGTGGGCTCCATCGGCACCGACGACAAGGCCGACCTCCCCGCCGCCGCGCGGGCCTTTCCCCATCCCGTGGCCGGAGACGTCTCCTTCTGCGGCTACACCAGCGACAAGAGCTACGGCGCTTGGAGCTACCTGATCCGGCGGCCAGAAGGGAACGTCCTGGTGGATTCGCCCCGGGCGGCCGAGCCCCTGATGAAGAACCTGGAAACCCTCGGTGGCGTGACGATGCTGGTGCTCAGCCACCGGGACGACGTGGCGGACCACGCCGCCTACCGACAGCGCTTCGGCTGCGAGCGCGTCATGCACCGGCGGGACGGCCTGCGGGACCTGGAGCGGCTGGTGGACGGCGACGAGCCCGTGGCCCTGGCCAAGGACCTGCTGCTGATCCCCACGCCGGGCCACACCGCGGGGAGCGCCTGCCTCCTCCACGGCGAATTCCTGTTCACCGGCGATCACCTGTGGTGGAACCCGGACCAGGGGCGGCTGTCGGCCTCCCGGGCCCACAACTGGCACGACTGGGGGCAGCAGTTGGACAGTCTGCAAAAGCTCCTCGCCTTCGATTTCACCTGGATCCTCCCCGGCCACGGGCATTCCCACCGCGCGGAGAGCCCGGCGGCGATGAAGGCGGAGCTGGCGCGGGCGATCGGGATCCTCCGCGCCTCTTGA
- a CDS encoding aldo/keto reductase → MLTRTLGTQGLVVSALGLGCMGMSDFYGVPNDAESTATLHHAVDRGVTFFDTADMYGPHANEILVGKALASVRNLVVIATKFGIVRDPENPSVRGVCGRPEYVRSACEGSLKRLGVEVIDLYYQHRVDPLVPIEDTVGAMADLVKAGKVRFLGLSEVSPLTLRRACAVHSISAVQSEYSLWTRDPEEGLLQACRELNVGFVPYSPLGRGFLTGQIKRFEDFDPDDYRRNSPRFQGGNFQKNLDLVARLQGMAAAHGCTASQLALAWVLAQGSDIAPIPGTKRRDRLDENLGALEQTLAISEVEELSGLFPPGAAAGTRYPEAMMHMVNR, encoded by the coding sequence ATGCTGACCCGCACCCTCGGGACCCAGGGACTTGTCGTATCCGCCCTCGGCCTCGGCTGCATGGGCATGTCGGACTTCTATGGCGTGCCGAACGACGCCGAATCCACCGCCACCCTCCACCACGCCGTGGACCGGGGGGTGACGTTCTTCGATACCGCGGACATGTACGGCCCCCACGCCAATGAAATTCTCGTGGGGAAGGCGCTCGCCAGCGTGCGGAACCTGGTGGTGATCGCCACCAAGTTCGGGATCGTGCGCGATCCGGAGAATCCCTCCGTGCGCGGCGTGTGCGGCCGGCCCGAGTACGTCCGCAGCGCCTGCGAAGGGAGCCTCAAGCGCCTGGGCGTGGAGGTCATCGACCTCTACTACCAGCATCGGGTGGACCCCCTCGTGCCCATCGAGGACACCGTGGGCGCCATGGCCGACCTGGTGAAGGCCGGAAAGGTGCGGTTCCTGGGCCTCTCCGAGGTCAGCCCCCTCACCCTGCGGCGGGCCTGCGCGGTTCATTCCATCAGCGCCGTGCAATCCGAATACTCGCTGTGGACGCGCGATCCCGAGGAAGGCCTGCTCCAGGCCTGCCGGGAGCTGAACGTCGGCTTCGTGCCCTACAGCCCGCTGGGCCGGGGTTTCCTCACGGGCCAGATTAAACGGTTCGAGGACTTCGATCCCGACGACTACCGCCGCAACTCGCCCCGGTTCCAGGGGGGGAACTTCCAGAAGAACCTGGATCTCGTCGCCCGCCTCCAGGGAATGGCCGCGGCCCACGGCTGCACGGCCTCGCAACTGGCCCTCGCCTGGGTGCTGGCGCAGGGCAGCGACATCGCGCCCATCCCCGGCACCAAGCGCCGCGACCGCCTCGACGAGAACCTCGGCGCCCTGGAGCAGACCCTGGCCATCAGCGAAGTGGAAGAGCTGAGCGGCCTCTTCCCGCCCGGCGCGGCGGCGGGCACCCGCTACCCCGAAGCCATGATGCACATGGTGAACCGCTAG
- a CDS encoding NAD(P)H-dependent oxidoreductase, translating into MTTVSGESLLQQLKWRYATKKFDSTKKIAPADWAVLEQALVLSASSYGLQPWKFVVVTDAALKAKLRPVSWNQSQVEDCSHLVVFTAKEDITEADLDRFVARTAEVRGVPAETMAGYKGYMLGDLVKGARHAVIGEWTARQTYIAMGNLLTSAAMLGIDACPFEGIEPAKYDEILGLAGTGYRTISACPVGYRAADDKYAALAKVRYDIKDVIDLR; encoded by the coding sequence ATGACCACCGTCTCCGGCGAAAGCCTGCTCCAGCAGCTGAAGTGGCGCTACGCCACCAAGAAGTTCGATTCCACGAAGAAGATCGCTCCGGCGGACTGGGCCGTGCTTGAACAGGCGCTCGTCCTCTCGGCCTCCAGCTACGGCCTGCAGCCGTGGAAGTTCGTGGTGGTGACGGATGCGGCCCTCAAGGCGAAACTGCGGCCCGTCTCCTGGAACCAGTCCCAGGTGGAGGACTGCAGCCACCTGGTGGTGTTCACCGCCAAGGAGGACATCACGGAAGCCGATCTGGACCGCTTCGTGGCCCGGACCGCCGAGGTGCGGGGCGTGCCCGCGGAGACCATGGCGGGCTACAAGGGCTACATGCTGGGCGATCTGGTGAAGGGCGCCCGCCACGCCGTGATCGGCGAGTGGACCGCCCGCCAGACCTACATCGCCATGGGCAACCTCCTCACCTCCGCCGCCATGCTGGGGATCGACGCCTGCCCCTTCGAGGGGATCGAACCCGCCAAATACGACGAGATCCTGGGCCTGGCGGGCACCGGCTACCGCACCATCAGCGCCTGCCCCGTGGGCTACCGCGCCGCCGACGACAAGTACGCCGCCCTCGCCAAGGTCCGGTACGACATCAAGGACGTGATCGACCTCCGCTGA
- the trxA gene encoding thioredoxin: MTDLIPHLTDKSFAAAVANGLTVVDFWAPWCAPCRELGPITEALATEFKGQIAFAKLNVDDYTALSEQYEVLSMPTLVIFKDGKPLDRIIGSQPIEKLRARIQQVL, translated from the coding sequence ATGACCGACCTCATTCCGCACCTGACCGACAAGTCCTTCGCGGCCGCCGTCGCCAACGGCCTCACCGTCGTGGATTTCTGGGCCCCCTGGTGCGCCCCCTGCCGCGAGCTGGGCCCCATCACCGAGGCCCTGGCCACCGAATTCAAGGGCCAGATCGCCTTCGCCAAGCTGAACGTGGACGACTACACCGCCCTGTCCGAGCAGTACGAGGTGCTCAGCATGCCGACCCTCGTGATCTTCAAGGACGGGAAGCCCCTCGATCGGATCATCGGCTCCCAGCCCATCGAGAAGCTGAGGGCGCGGATCCAGCAGGTCCTCTAA
- a CDS encoding flavodoxin family protein: MTHLSVVFHSGFGHTKVLAEQVKAGAEQVAGVRASLLPVEEIESRWTELESADAIAFGSPTYMGSVSGPFKTFMDASSKPWLERKWKDKLAAGFTVSGSPSGDKLNTLQTLMIFAMQHGMLWIGNAELPYNEEGLNRLGSFSGVMGQAGQVPPDVEPNEADRKAAAALGRRLAEAAVRWGQGA, encoded by the coding sequence ATGACCCACCTTTCCGTCGTGTTCCACAGCGGCTTCGGGCACACCAAGGTCCTCGCCGAGCAGGTGAAGGCCGGCGCCGAGCAGGTGGCCGGCGTCCGCGCTTCCCTTCTCCCGGTGGAGGAGATCGAAAGCCGGTGGACGGAACTGGAGTCCGCGGACGCCATCGCCTTCGGCAGTCCCACCTACATGGGGAGCGTGAGCGGGCCCTTCAAGACGTTCATGGACGCCAGCTCCAAGCCCTGGCTGGAGCGCAAGTGGAAGGACAAGCTGGCCGCCGGCTTCACCGTCAGCGGCAGCCCCAGCGGCGACAAGCTGAACACCCTGCAGACCCTCATGATCTTCGCCATGCAGCACGGGATGCTGTGGATCGGGAACGCGGAACTGCCCTACAACGAAGAGGGCCTCAACCGCCTGGGCAGCTTCAGCGGCGTGATGGGCCAGGCGGGACAGGTTCCCCCCGACGTGGAGCCCAACGAAGCCGACCGCAAGGCCGCGGCCGCCCTGGGGCGCCGGCTGGCGGAAGCCGCCGTGCGCTGGGGCCAGGGCGCCTGA
- a CDS encoding helix-turn-helix domain-containing protein, producing MVRHSAPSTCSLAPNVLSAHCPTRHALDLIADKWTTLLIYLLARGKQRYGDLHRQVGGISQKMLTQTLRKLERDGLVTRHVYPEVPPRTEYELTKLGHTLIGPMGALCEWAGAHLAELEQARARYDQLQKKPSLSA from the coding sequence ATGGTTCGTCACTCCGCTCCCTCGACCTGCTCCCTGGCTCCCAACGTCCTCAGCGCCCACTGTCCCACCCGCCACGCGCTGGATCTCATCGCCGACAAGTGGACCACCCTGCTGATCTACCTCCTGGCGCGGGGGAAGCAGCGCTACGGCGACCTGCACCGCCAGGTGGGCGGGATCAGCCAGAAGATGCTGACCCAGACCCTCCGCAAGCTGGAGCGGGACGGCCTCGTCACCCGCCACGTCTACCCCGAAGTGCCGCCCCGCACCGAGTACGAGCTGACCAAGCTCGGCCACACCCTCATCGGCCCCATGGGCGCCCTGTGCGAGTGGGCCGGCGCGCACCTGGCCGAACTGGAGCAGGCCCGCGCGCGCTACGACCAGCTCCAGAAGAAGCCCAGCCTCAGCGCTTGA
- a CDS encoding nucleotidyltransferase family protein: MIPALILAAGAGRRMGGPKALLVIEGESLLRRAARAALAAGCGPVVAVVGAWDPGLQGLAVHAVPNPDAAEGMASSIRVGMAALPAGTEAVLILAVDQPAVDADLLRRLLALAAADPSRPAACAYAGTLGVPAVLPRRLFPELMGLQGDRGAKGILLREGAASLPFPGGEADLDTPGDLGR; this comes from the coding sequence GTGATCCCGGCCCTCATCCTCGCTGCGGGCGCCGGGCGCCGCATGGGCGGCCCCAAAGCCCTCCTCGTGATCGAAGGGGAATCCCTCCTGCGCCGCGCCGCGCGCGCCGCCCTGGCCGCCGGATGCGGACCCGTGGTGGCCGTGGTCGGAGCGTGGGATCCCGGGCTTCAGGGCCTGGCCGTCCACGCGGTTCCCAACCCCGACGCGGCGGAGGGAATGGCCAGTTCCATCCGCGTGGGGATGGCCGCCCTGCCCGCAGGGACCGAGGCCGTCCTGATCCTCGCCGTGGACCAGCCGGCCGTGGACGCCGATCTCCTGCGCCGCCTCCTGGCCCTGGCCGCCGCCGATCCCAGCCGGCCCGCCGCCTGCGCCTACGCGGGCACCCTGGGCGTTCCCGCCGTCCTCCCCCGCCGCCTTTTCCCGGAACTGATGGGCCTCCAAGGCGACCGCGGCGCCAAGGGCATCCTCCTGCGCGAAGGCGCCGCCTCCCTGCCCTTCCCCGGCGGCGAAGCGGACCTGGACACGCCCGGGGACCTCGGGCGCTGA
- a CDS encoding XdhC family protein, giving the protein MQKELQDIFALVETAPAPLALATLLRVEGSSYRRPGTRLLTDGESVLRGSLSGGCLEGEILARAGNALADGLPRLLRYDLRGDADLVWGSGSGCEGVLDVLVERIDPVAPPPWMGWAKEVLRDRRPLRLATALTDGFARRRLAEDEDPEPGEVLEVIPPPVLLWILGASDDSRPLVRQARGLGWTVGVLDHRPAFARPERFPEADRVLSGHPAQRIPDLSLDARSAVVLMTHNYQKDLEALRELAASAAGYVGLMGSRSRSAKLQAELAGEGIRLGARFHSPVGLDLGAEDPETLALAILAEIQASFRGRSGGPLRAVPAVGALA; this is encoded by the coding sequence GTGCAGAAGGAACTCCAGGACATCTTCGCCCTCGTCGAGACCGCCCCCGCGCCCCTCGCCCTGGCGACCCTCCTCCGGGTGGAGGGCTCCAGCTACCGGCGGCCGGGCACGCGGCTGCTGACGGACGGGGAGTCGGTGCTGCGGGGCTCCCTCAGCGGAGGCTGCCTCGAAGGGGAGATCCTCGCCCGCGCCGGCAACGCGCTGGCGGACGGCCTGCCCCGGCTGCTCCGCTACGACCTGCGGGGCGACGCCGACCTGGTGTGGGGCAGCGGAAGCGGGTGCGAGGGCGTGCTGGACGTGCTCGTGGAGCGCATCGATCCTGTCGCGCCGCCACCGTGGATGGGTTGGGCCAAGGAGGTCCTCCGCGACCGCCGTCCGCTGCGCCTCGCGACGGCCCTCACGGACGGCTTCGCCCGGCGGCGCCTGGCGGAGGACGAGGATCCGGAGCCGGGCGAAGTGCTGGAAGTCATTCCGCCGCCGGTCCTGCTGTGGATCCTCGGTGCCAGCGACGACAGCCGCCCCCTCGTCCGTCAGGCCAGGGGACTGGGCTGGACCGTGGGCGTGCTGGACCACCGCCCGGCCTTCGCCCGCCCGGAGCGGTTTCCCGAGGCCGACCGCGTGCTTTCCGGGCATCCCGCGCAGCGCATTCCGGACCTGAGCCTGGATGCCCGCAGCGCCGTGGTGCTGATGACCCACAACTACCAGAAGGATCTGGAGGCCCTGCGCGAGCTGGCGGCCAGCGCGGCCGGTTACGTGGGCCTGATGGGCAGCCGTTCGCGCAGCGCGAAGCTGCAGGCGGAGCTGGCCGGAGAAGGCATCCGCCTGGGAGCGCGATTCCACAGCCCCGTGGGATTGGATCTCGGCGCGGAGGATCCCGAGACCCTCGCCCTGGCCATCCTGGCCGAGATCCAGGCCAGCTTCCGCGGCCGGTCCGGCGGGCCGCTCCGCGCCGTTCCGGCCGTCGGAGCCCTTGCGTGA
- a CDS encoding xanthine dehydrogenase family protein molybdopterin-binding subunit, with translation MTSRRDFLKVAGSAGAGLVLGLRLDARPAPPEAAKAAFRPNAFLTIRTDGTVQITVPKAEMGQGVRTALPLVVAEELDLDWARIEVVNAQPGPDFKAMQTGGSTSVSTTWNALRTAGAAAREMLKAAAAAQWGVSPAECRTEQGFVLGPGGRKLGYGDLAEAAAHQPVPKDPPLKKPADYRLMGKRTPRVDGPALVTGKAIFGLDVRRPGQRVAAVLRCPVPGGKPKAWDASKALAVRGVKAVVEVPTGLAVIADRTWAAFKGRDALAPTATWDEGAAKDFNSADLERRTRAALAGPAEEVRREGDVEKALAASARILEAEYAFPYQAHVTVEPPNGVAQVRRDGAELWVGTQSANQAQERAAAALGLKPEQVRIDLPLLGGGFGRRLGTDFSTEAAQVAKAAGGGPIQVVWDREDDLRHDLHHPATLHRMKAGIRDSAVTAWAHRIAGPSILRSWTGGQKPPILPGVESNGAYDTPYAFPAIAVDYAEVDVPTPLGWWRGIQVVPNVFARECFLDEVAHALGKDPLRFRLDLLGDRGKVKFGRDEPDIQRLKRTLEMAAEKAGWGRSLPPGHALGLACHAFDGRTYASQVAEVSVVKGQLRVHRIVCAVDCGFVVNPAGLEAQIEGGIAFGLSALFSQITWDKGRTVQTGYHDFPVLRLPDMPVVETHAVPSSEPPSGIGEPPVLLPIPAVLNALFAATGKRIRKVPLEDGRV, from the coding sequence GTGACCAGCCGCCGCGACTTCCTGAAAGTGGCCGGTTCCGCGGGCGCGGGCCTCGTTCTGGGCCTCCGCCTGGATGCCCGCCCCGCCCCGCCGGAGGCCGCCAAGGCCGCCTTCCGGCCCAACGCCTTCCTCACCATCCGAACGGATGGGACCGTGCAGATCACCGTACCCAAGGCCGAGATGGGCCAGGGCGTCCGCACGGCCCTGCCCCTCGTCGTGGCCGAGGAACTCGATCTGGACTGGGCGCGGATCGAGGTCGTGAACGCCCAGCCGGGCCCGGATTTCAAGGCCATGCAGACCGGCGGCAGCACCAGCGTCAGCACCACCTGGAACGCCCTCCGCACCGCGGGCGCCGCCGCGCGGGAGATGCTGAAGGCCGCCGCGGCCGCGCAGTGGGGCGTATCCCCCGCCGAGTGCCGCACCGAGCAGGGCTTCGTTCTCGGCCCCGGCGGGCGGAAGCTCGGGTACGGTGACCTCGCTGAAGCCGCAGCCCACCAGCCCGTGCCCAAGGATCCGCCCCTCAAGAAACCCGCCGACTACCGGCTGATGGGCAAGCGGACGCCCCGGGTGGACGGTCCGGCGCTCGTCACCGGCAAGGCGATCTTCGGCCTCGACGTCCGCCGCCCCGGCCAGCGGGTGGCCGCCGTCCTCCGCTGCCCCGTGCCCGGCGGCAAGCCCAAAGCCTGGGATGCCTCCAAGGCGCTGGCGGTGCGCGGCGTGAAAGCCGTGGTCGAAGTTCCCACGGGGCTCGCCGTGATCGCGGACCGCACCTGGGCGGCCTTCAAGGGCCGCGACGCCCTGGCCCCCACCGCCACCTGGGACGAAGGCGCCGCCAAGGACTTCAATTCCGCCGACCTGGAGCGCCGCACCCGCGCCGCCCTCGCCGGCCCGGCGGAAGAGGTGCGGCGCGAGGGGGATGTGGAGAAGGCCCTGGCGGCCTCGGCGCGCATCCTCGAAGCCGAATACGCCTTCCCGTACCAGGCCCACGTCACCGTGGAGCCGCCCAACGGCGTGGCCCAGGTCCGGCGGGACGGGGCCGAGCTGTGGGTGGGGACCCAATCCGCGAACCAGGCCCAGGAGCGGGCCGCGGCCGCCCTCGGCCTCAAGCCGGAGCAGGTCAGGATCGACCTGCCCCTCCTCGGCGGGGGCTTCGGGCGCCGCCTGGGCACCGACTTCAGCACCGAGGCCGCGCAGGTGGCCAAGGCCGCGGGCGGCGGGCCCATCCAGGTGGTGTGGGACCGGGAGGATGACCTCCGCCACGACCTGCACCATCCCGCCACCCTCCACCGCATGAAGGCCGGCATCCGCGATTCCGCCGTCACCGCGTGGGCCCATCGGATCGCGGGCCCGTCCATCCTCCGGTCCTGGACCGGCGGCCAGAAGCCCCCCATCCTCCCCGGCGTGGAGAGCAACGGCGCTTACGACACGCCCTATGCCTTCCCCGCCATCGCCGTGGACTACGCCGAAGTGGACGTGCCCACGCCCCTGGGCTGGTGGCGCGGGATCCAAGTGGTGCCCAACGTGTTCGCCCGGGAGTGCTTCCTGGACGAAGTGGCCCACGCCCTCGGGAAGGATCCCCTCCGCTTCCGGCTGGATCTCCTGGGCGACCGCGGCAAGGTCAAGTTCGGGCGGGACGAGCCCGACATCCAGCGCCTCAAGCGCACCCTGGAAATGGCCGCGGAGAAGGCCGGCTGGGGCCGCTCCCTGCCGCCGGGACACGCCCTGGGCCTCGCCTGCCACGCCTTCGACGGGCGCACCTACGCCAGCCAGGTGGCGGAGGTGTCGGTGGTGAAGGGCCAGTTGCGCGTCCACCGCATCGTGTGCGCCGTGGACTGCGGATTCGTGGTGAATCCCGCCGGGCTGGAGGCCCAGATCGAGGGCGGAATCGCCTTCGGGCTGTCCGCCCTGTTCTCGCAGATCACCTGGGACAAGGGCCGGACGGTCCAGACGGGATATCACGATTTCCCCGTGCTGCGCCTGCCGGACATGCCCGTCGTGGAGACCCACGCCGTGCCCAGCTCCGAACCGCCTTCCGGCATCGGCGAGCCGCCGGTCCTCCTGCCCATTCCCGCGGTCCTGAACGCCCTGTTCGCGGCCACCGGCAAGCGCATCCGCAAGGTCCCGCTGGAGGACGGGCGGGTCTAG